In Sphingomonas crocodyli, a genomic segment contains:
- a CDS encoding SDR family oxidoreductase has product MSDSRVALITGGTRGIGKAIADRLLSDGWRVAVCGRTPPAEDDGAVFIQADIRDAQVAEDLVAQVKERFGRLDLLVNNAGGSPNVGLADSSAKLVERVVALNLLGPIYLARAAHAVMVGQTEGGSVINIASVSGKRASPGTVAYGAAKAGLLSATSGMAMEWGPKVRVNAIIVGLVEAEEGQDDHYGGPPGVARISNMLPMKRMAWGADIANAVVWLASDQAAYVSGAELAVHGGGEVPAYLGLAHG; this is encoded by the coding sequence ATGAGCGACAGCCGGGTGGCATTGATTACGGGCGGCACGCGGGGGATCGGCAAGGCGATCGCCGATCGGCTGCTGAGCGACGGCTGGCGGGTCGCGGTGTGCGGGCGCACGCCGCCGGCCGAAGATGACGGCGCGGTCTTCATCCAGGCGGACATTCGCGACGCGCAGGTGGCTGAGGATCTGGTCGCGCAGGTGAAGGAGCGGTTCGGTCGGCTCGACCTGCTGGTCAACAATGCGGGCGGTTCGCCCAATGTCGGGCTGGCCGACAGTTCGGCGAAGCTGGTCGAGCGTGTCGTGGCGCTCAACCTGCTCGGCCCGATCTACCTCGCGCGCGCGGCGCATGCGGTGATGGTGGGGCAGACCGAGGGCGGCTCCGTCATCAACATCGCCAGCGTTTCGGGCAAGCGCGCCTCGCCGGGGACGGTCGCTTATGGTGCGGCGAAGGCAGGGTTGTTGAGCGCGACCAGCGGCATGGCGATGGAATGGGGCCCGAAGGTGCGCGTCAACGCGATCATCGTCGGGCTGGTCGAGGCCGAGGAAGGGCAGGACGACCATTATGGCGGCCCCCCCGGCGTTGCGCGGATTTCGAACATGCTACCGATGAAGCGGATGGCGTGGGGCGCGGACATCGCGAACGCGGTCGTCTGGCTCGCCTCCGATCAGGCGGCCTATGTCAGCGGCGCGGAGCTGGCGGTGCATGGCGGCGGCGAAGTGCCCGCCTATCTGGGGCTGGCGCATGGCTAA
- a CDS encoding LLM class flavin-dependent oxidoreductase: MKFSMIYEAQLLDPSPAEEEKVLLEMVEQAEALDKYGFDTVWAVEHTALTQYAHMSVPETFLAFVAGRTKRIGIGHGVVCLMPAMNHPIKVAERVAMLDILSGGRVHFGVGKGGSQQEAGAFGYDLNTLQPIIDEAMYLVPKILANGEIEHHGEYIDIPHRPIHPSPKQKPHPPMYMATTKAETLVMAGSRGIGALVMGFGGPEDVAKKSRIYREAYANRKAEDQVGFVPLEHLAALCPTIVSHDREKARRVGLRGQRFFAEALAHWYQGMPKPTGYDLSAEEHLEALQHLRTDRHAIIGEDKVAMAPDPGYYGEVPHAYGTPADCIAYVQRLIDAGADEILFLSQMGGVEHEAIMETIRLIGTEVIPHFRAKGQAAKRDAA, from the coding sequence ATGAAATTCTCGATGATCTACGAAGCCCAGTTGCTCGATCCGAGCCCGGCGGAGGAGGAGAAGGTGCTGCTCGAAATGGTCGAGCAGGCCGAGGCGCTCGACAAATATGGTTTCGACACGGTTTGGGCGGTCGAGCACACCGCGCTCACCCAATATGCGCATATGAGCGTGCCGGAGACCTTCCTCGCCTTCGTCGCCGGGCGGACGAAGCGGATCGGGATCGGCCATGGGGTCGTCTGCCTGATGCCGGCGATGAACCACCCCATCAAGGTGGCCGAGCGGGTCGCGATGCTCGACATCCTGTCGGGCGGCCGCGTCCATTTCGGCGTCGGCAAGGGCGGCAGCCAGCAGGAAGCGGGCGCCTTCGGCTATGATCTGAACACGCTCCAGCCGATCATCGACGAGGCGATGTATCTGGTGCCCAAGATCCTCGCGAACGGGGAGATCGAGCATCACGGGGAGTATATCGACATCCCCCACCGCCCGATCCACCCGAGCCCCAAGCAGAAGCCGCACCCGCCGATGTATATGGCGACGACCAAGGCGGAGACTTTGGTCATGGCCGGATCGCGCGGCATCGGCGCGCTGGTGATGGGCTTTGGAGGGCCGGAGGACGTGGCGAAGAAAAGCCGCATCTATCGCGAGGCTTATGCCAATCGGAAGGCCGAGGATCAGGTGGGTTTCGTCCCCCTCGAACATCTCGCCGCGCTTTGCCCCACCATCGTCTCGCACGATCGCGAAAAGGCCCGCCGCGTGGGCCTGCGCGGGCAACGCTTCTTCGCCGAGGCGCTGGCGCACTGGTATCAGGGCATGCCCAAGCCGACCGGCTATGATCTGTCGGCCGAGGAGCATCTCGAGGCGCTCCAGCATCTGCGCACCGATCGCCACGCCATCATCGGCGAAGACAAGGTCGCGATGGCGCCCGACCCCGGCTATTATGGCGAAGTGCCGCACGCTTACGGCACGCCGGCCGACTGCATCGCCTATGTCCAGCGCCTGATCGATGCGGGCGCCGACGAAATCCTGTTCCTGTCGCAGATGGGCGGCGTGGAGCATGAGGCAATCATGGAAACGATCCGCCTGATCGGCACCGAGGTCATCCCCCACTTCCGCGCGAAGGGACAGGCCGCCAAGAGGGACGCGGCCTAG
- a CDS encoding spinster family MFS transporter, which translates to MTPDHTPSMSRGRAWFGLALLTAMMTLNQIDRRVASLVIEPLKAEFGLTDSQLGMLTGLAFGMVYAITAIPLGLLADRMSRRNLLAIVLALWSALTALAGLANSYAHLLLARIGVGAAEAGASPTAVSMITDMFPRERRATAVAIFQTGISLGSFLCFLVGAWIVAEYGWRMAFVAAGLPGIPLAIAYLFFLREPERGAQEAKKFDFSGNWQRRLADAFGFIGRDGRVMCIIVGAALLAAANTGVLGWFAPFLMREHDLDIKQAGLVIALGSGVCGGIGLIFTGTITDRLAKGDPGRMMFLCAVAAGITGLFSVWAVLAATVGMTIAAIMGYSLFCYAFLGISYAALLNLTPPHYRGTVIAIEMVMANLLGYGGGPYVVGVLSDLYGGEHSLRWAMLTLNLFYLAGVLCFFFGSAIDRRKVAAATV; encoded by the coding sequence ATGACGCCCGATCACACCCCATCCATGTCGCGCGGCCGCGCCTGGTTCGGCCTGGCTTTGCTCACCGCGATGATGACGCTCAACCAGATCGACCGGCGGGTCGCCTCGCTGGTGATCGAGCCGCTCAAGGCCGAGTTCGGGCTGACCGACAGCCAGCTGGGGATGCTGACCGGCCTTGCCTTCGGGATGGTCTATGCGATCACCGCGATCCCGCTGGGCCTGCTCGCCGACCGGATGAGCCGGCGTAATCTGCTCGCGATCGTGCTGGCGCTGTGGAGCGCGCTCACCGCGCTGGCGGGGCTGGCGAACAGCTATGCGCACCTGCTGCTCGCGCGGATCGGGGTGGGCGCGGCGGAGGCGGGGGCATCGCCGACCGCAGTATCGATGATCACCGACATGTTCCCGCGCGAACGGCGCGCGACCGCGGTGGCGATCTTCCAGACGGGGATTTCGCTGGGCTCGTTCCTCTGCTTCCTGGTCGGCGCGTGGATCGTCGCCGAATATGGCTGGCGAATGGCGTTCGTCGCCGCCGGCCTGCCGGGCATCCCGCTCGCCATCGCCTATCTCTTCTTCCTGCGCGAGCCGGAACGGGGGGCGCAGGAGGCGAAGAAGTTCGATTTTTCGGGCAACTGGCAAAGGCGGCTGGCCGATGCCTTCGGCTTCATCGGGCGCGACGGGCGGGTGATGTGCATCATCGTCGGCGCGGCTTTGCTGGCGGCGGCGAATACCGGGGTGCTCGGCTGGTTCGCGCCCTTCCTGATGCGCGAGCATGATCTGGACATCAAGCAGGCGGGCCTTGTCATCGCGCTGGGATCGGGCGTGTGCGGGGGGATCGGCCTGATCTTCACCGGCACGATCACCGATCGGCTGGCGAAGGGCGATCCGGGGCGGATGATGTTCCTGTGCGCGGTTGCCGCCGGTATTACGGGCCTGTTCTCGGTATGGGCGGTGCTGGCCGCGACGGTGGGCATGACGATCGCGGCGATCATGGGATACAGCCTGTTCTGCTACGCCTTCCTCGGCATCAGCTATGCCGCCCTCCTGAACCTGACCCCGCCACACTATCGCGGGACCGTGATCGCGATCGAGATGGTGATGGCGAACCTGCTCGGTTATGGCGGCGGGCCCTATGTCGTCGGCGTGCTGAGCGACCTCTACGGCGGCGAACATTCGCTGCGCTGGGCGATGCTGACGCTCAACCTGTTCTATCTGGCGGGCGTTTTGTGCTTCTTCTTCGGTTCGGCGATCGACCGGCGGAAGGTGGCTGCGGCGACTGTGTAA
- a CDS encoding TonB-dependent receptor: MHKIVKSGAALSTLAMALSAPAWAQDAIAPVEATTSDNEIIVTAQRREEKLKDVPLTVAAFNSAELERNGTTATRDLAMLTPGITIQNTGAALQPTIRGVGTTIVAGGAESPVALYVDGVYIASQNFAVFDLLNIDSIQVLKGPQGTLFGRNATGGAILVNTKKPSDTFTGKIMASYGRFDEVRGGAYLSGPIAPGIAFSIAGYYRDDNGFTKDALRGTDLSTYQEYNVRGKLLIEPGEATSITLSGDYGRVEDSTGVSIRPIGSGPRAASTVNSPIPTDPYKLALTFDPFAHSWGYGGSAEIQHDFDGIVAKSLTAYRNTDHRSFTDQDRVVAAVNRVNVTINENVFTQEFTLSSSEPGPFQWLAGTYYFDQKDFNPTLSNGTLVTEARLKAKAGAAFAEGTYEVMPQLKFTAGIRYSKEKRTISSRRLATPTMAFNKAVFDAWTPRFSLMYEVDPQSNIYFTYSKGFKSGLYNSTTFNVPAIKPEKIDAYEFGVKHSSNAITANMSIFYYDYQQLQLQTRSATGLAMILNAADATIYGLDADLTYRITPAFRVRFAGAYTNAKYGSFVNAPFFAPANAPAGGNIQFTGDATDNPLVRTPKFTGNVGVNYDRELANGDKLGFSATYYYNSGFAWTVDNRSRQSEYSLVNAEVSYTLQDSLKLSVWGRNLTNTRYGQGVSVTAFADAIAYARPVSYGVTGTYTF; this comes from the coding sequence ATGCACAAGATCGTGAAGAGCGGTGCCGCGTTGTCGACGCTGGCGATGGCGCTGTCGGCCCCCGCATGGGCGCAGGATGCGATCGCCCCTGTCGAGGCGACGACGAGCGACAACGAAATCATCGTCACCGCGCAGCGCCGCGAGGAAAAGCTGAAGGACGTGCCGCTGACGGTGGCCGCGTTCAATTCGGCCGAACTGGAACGCAACGGCACCACCGCGACGCGCGACCTTGCGATGCTGACCCCCGGCATCACCATCCAGAATACGGGCGCGGCATTGCAGCCGACGATCCGCGGCGTCGGCACCACGATCGTCGCGGGCGGCGCGGAATCGCCGGTCGCGCTCTATGTCGACGGCGTCTATATCGCGAGCCAGAATTTCGCGGTGTTCGACCTGTTGAACATCGACTCGATCCAGGTGCTGAAAGGCCCGCAGGGCACCCTGTTCGGCCGTAACGCCACCGGCGGCGCGATCCTGGTCAACACCAAGAAGCCGTCGGACACCTTCACCGGCAAGATCATGGCATCCTATGGCCGCTTCGACGAAGTGCGCGGCGGCGCGTATCTGTCCGGCCCGATCGCGCCGGGCATCGCGTTCAGCATCGCGGGCTATTATCGCGACGATAACGGCTTCACCAAGGATGCGCTGCGCGGCACCGATCTGTCGACCTACCAGGAATATAATGTCCGCGGTAAGCTGCTGATCGAGCCGGGCGAGGCGACCAGCATCACGCTGAGCGGCGATTATGGCCGGGTCGAGGATTCGACCGGCGTTTCGATCCGCCCGATCGGCAGTGGGCCGCGCGCGGCCTCCACCGTCAATTCGCCGATCCCGACCGATCCGTACAAGCTGGCGCTCACTTTCGATCCGTTCGCGCACAGCTGGGGCTATGGCGGCAGCGCGGAGATCCAGCACGATTTCGACGGCATCGTCGCCAAATCGCTGACCGCCTATCGCAACACCGATCACCGGTCGTTCACCGATCAGGATCGCGTGGTCGCCGCGGTTAACCGCGTTAACGTGACGATCAACGAGAATGTGTTCACGCAGGAATTCACCCTCTCCTCGTCGGAGCCGGGGCCGTTCCAGTGGCTGGCCGGCACCTATTATTTCGATCAGAAGGATTTCAACCCGACCCTGTCGAACGGCACGCTCGTCACCGAGGCGCGGCTGAAGGCGAAGGCGGGCGCGGCCTTTGCCGAGGGCACCTATGAGGTGATGCCGCAGCTGAAGTTCACCGCCGGCATCCGCTACAGCAAGGAAAAGCGCACGATCAGTTCGCGTCGCCTCGCCACGCCGACGATGGCGTTCAACAAGGCGGTGTTCGATGCGTGGACCCCGCGCTTCTCGCTGATGTACGAGGTCGATCCGCAGTCGAACATCTATTTCACCTATTCGAAGGGCTTCAAGAGCGGCCTCTACAATTCGACCACGTTCAACGTGCCCGCGATCAAGCCCGAGAAGATCGACGCCTATGAGTTCGGCGTGAAGCATTCGAGCAATGCGATCACCGCGAACATGTCGATCTTCTATTACGACTATCAGCAGCTTCAGCTGCAGACGCGCAGCGCGACCGGCCTTGCCATGATCCTGAACGCCGCCGATGCGACCATCTACGGTCTCGATGCGGACCTGACCTACCGGATCACGCCCGCATTCCGGGTGCGCTTCGCGGGCGCCTATACCAACGCCAAATATGGCAGCTTCGTCAACGCGCCCTTCTTCGCGCCGGCCAACGCACCTGCGGGCGGCAACATCCAGTTCACGGGTGACGCCACGGATAACCCGCTGGTCCGCACGCCGAAGTTCACCGGCAATGTCGGCGTCAATTACGATCGCGAACTGGCGAACGGCGACAAGCTCGGCTTCTCGGCCACCTATTACTATAATTCGGGCTTCGCCTGGACCGTGGATAACCGCAGCCGCCAGAGCGAATATTCGCTGGTGAATGCGGAGGTCAGCTACACGCTGCAGGATAGCCTGAAGCTGTCGGTCTGGGGCCGCAACCTCACCAACACCCGCTACGGCCAGGGCGTATCGGTTACGGCCTTCGCCGACGCGATCGCCTATGCACGGCCCGTCAGCTACGGTGTGACCGGCACCTACACCTTCTAA
- a CDS encoding TetR/AcrR family transcriptional regulator: MTAAAPAQIAKPRRTQQERRAQSERRIVHAALMMIADRGITRTTLAEVGEAAGYSRGLPAHLFGNKDNLLRECLKRLIVDYWIESLPPPPADRALATLSDAIIRWIDHFDTHPEYARAYYLLLMEASFAETEHRSPELSMLAREVSPGGEARFRAYIEAGRAAGEIRADIDVGFQALAIHETLRGLGLRWLIDPHSVDLKGFGTAFVADMRGRLTAK; encoded by the coding sequence ATGACAGCCGCCGCACCGGCCCAGATTGCGAAACCACGCCGCACCCAGCAGGAGCGCCGCGCCCAATCCGAACGGCGGATCGTCCACGCCGCTTTGATGATGATCGCCGATCGCGGCATCACGCGCACGACATTGGCGGAGGTTGGCGAGGCCGCCGGATACAGCCGCGGCCTTCCCGCGCATCTGTTCGGCAACAAGGACAATCTGCTGCGCGAATGTTTGAAGCGGCTGATCGTCGATTACTGGATCGAATCCCTGCCCCCGCCGCCCGCCGATCGTGCGCTGGCCACTTTGTCGGATGCGATCATCCGCTGGATCGACCATTTCGACACGCATCCCGAATATGCGCGGGCCTATTATCTGTTGCTGATGGAGGCGAGCTTCGCGGAGACCGAGCATCGTTCCCCCGAACTCAGCATGCTCGCCCGCGAAGTCTCCCCCGGCGGCGAAGCGCGCTTCCGCGCCTATATCGAGGCCGGTCGCGCGGCGGGCGAGATCCGCGCCGACATCGATGTCGGTTTCCAGGCGCTCGCGATCCACGAAACCCTGCGCGGCCTGGGCCTGCGCTGGCTGATCGACCCCCACTCGGTCGACCTGAAAGGCTTCGGCACCGCCTTCGTGGCGGACATGCGCGGGCGGCTGACGGCAAAGTAG
- a CDS encoding amidohydrolase family protein: MPMPRDIRVIDTHVNIPWDQHDAERYGSLRALQRDRESLDAFHMPAQYMFRGIPDLGSDPATFVARVVEAMDKHNIGTALIPVGDAIRYPEIRDRYADRFVFQSSVNPYNGVEEIRRLKKLHAEYGLRALSFFPAGSYPQVAINDKPMYPIYTLACELGLPIFVNAGVPGPRIPLDTQRVELIDEICWFFPELTFVMRHGAEPWEELAVKLMLKYPGLHYSTSAFAPKHYPKAIIDFANTRGSDKIIYAGYFPAGLSLDRIFAELESVPFKDEVWPKFLAGNAARVLKI; encoded by the coding sequence ATGCCGATGCCGCGCGATATCCGGGTGATCGATACCCATGTGAACATCCCGTGGGATCAGCATGATGCCGAACGTTACGGATCGCTGCGTGCGCTCCAGCGCGATCGCGAGAGCCTCGACGCGTTTCACATGCCCGCGCAGTACATGTTCCGCGGCATTCCCGATCTGGGCAGCGATCCGGCGACGTTCGTGGCGCGCGTGGTTGAGGCGATGGACAAGCACAATATCGGGACGGCTTTGATCCCGGTGGGCGATGCGATCCGCTATCCCGAGATACGCGATCGATATGCCGATCGCTTCGTGTTCCAGTCCTCGGTCAATCCGTACAATGGGGTCGAGGAGATACGGCGGCTCAAGAAGCTCCACGCCGAATATGGCCTGCGCGCGCTCAGCTTCTTTCCGGCCGGCTCCTATCCGCAGGTCGCGATCAACGACAAGCCGATGTACCCGATCTACACGCTCGCCTGCGAACTCGGTCTGCCGATCTTCGTCAATGCGGGGGTGCCGGGGCCGCGCATTCCGCTGGATACGCAAAGGGTCGAGCTGATCGACGAGATCTGCTGGTTCTTCCCCGAACTGACCTTCGTGATGCGCCACGGGGCGGAGCCGTGGGAGGAGCTGGCGGTCAAGCTGATGCTCAAATATCCGGGGCTGCATTATTCGACGAGCGCCTTCGCGCCGAAACATTATCCCAAGGCGATCATCGACTTCGCGAACACGCGTGGGAGCGACAAGATCATCTATGCGGGATATTTCCCGGCGGGCCTGTCGCTCGATCGCATCTTCGCCGAGCTGGAGAGCGTGCCGTTCAAGGACGAGGTGTGGCCGAAGTTCCTGGCGGGGAATGCGGCGCGGGTGCTGAAAATTTAG
- a CDS encoding nuclear transport factor 2 family protein codes for MSPETQNAANKQTAIAFLRSISARNPDMAIAAPDFSFWMPTRGLLDKDTFLKLSAGLQSMLAEPITFDIAHVTAEEDRVSIEAVGTATLIDGVPFRNDYHILFLMQDGKVLQMREYNNSIVGAEAFGKKRQPA; via the coding sequence TTGAGCCCAGAAACCCAAAACGCGGCCAACAAGCAGACCGCAATCGCCTTCCTGCGATCGATCAGCGCGCGCAATCCGGACATGGCCATCGCCGCGCCCGATTTCAGCTTCTGGATGCCGACGCGCGGCCTGCTCGACAAGGACACCTTCCTCAAGCTCTCCGCCGGCCTCCAGTCGATGCTGGCCGAACCGATCACGTTCGACATCGCCCACGTCACGGCGGAGGAGGATCGCGTCTCGATCGAGGCGGTCGGCACCGCGACCCTGATCGACGGCGTGCCCTTCCGCAACGATTACCACATCCTGTTCCTGATGCAGGACGGCAAGGTTCTCCAGATGCGCGAATATAACAACTCGATCGTCGGCGCCGAGGCCTTCGGAAAGAAACGCCAACCGGCTTGA
- a CDS encoding class I adenylate-forming enzyme family protein, with amino-acid sequence MIHRCIDPVALALTAPDGPFALIDTPHGPRFRDHPHTITGVLQTAQAHGSRRMVEAAGQTHSYDDVFARAGRIAHALREDYHVQPGDYVALLMTAGVDWMASFIAVIATGGAAVLVNTRCVAEEMAHAIAKVGARILIADPERTAIIRAEADAAGWRIVEQADLAAMAAGPDHALAWGLRGEADPAVVLFTSGTTGFPKAVRIDHGAMAHVVALAGMAGEMQDRRFTMESGRAVAPERGSACSATVIASPMFHFSGVMPFLRGAYFGAPLFVLPKWDVETAYDLMEREPLTRLAFVPTMLTDLMASPRAGPDNLGAIMVLSNGAASLDLRTVERLRVAMPDVMVANTYGQTESAAWISTICGADYLAHPDSVGYVLPSVELRIVRDADGQDAAPGEHGEICVRGPHMMNSYVGDPAATAETIRDGWLRTGDNGWVDADGRLYLADRRKNMIISGGENVYCAEVERVLGDHPAVAEVIAYGRPDDRLGERVEATVVLRTAADPEDLRTYARTRLAGYKVPKMIHLRDLPLPRTPTMKIDRGTFRRDLETNS; translated from the coding sequence ATGATCCATCGCTGCATCGATCCGGTGGCGCTCGCGCTCACCGCGCCCGACGGGCCGTTTGCGCTCATCGATACGCCCCACGGCCCGCGCTTCCGCGATCATCCCCATACGATCACCGGCGTCCTCCAGACCGCGCAGGCGCATGGGAGCCGCCGCATGGTCGAGGCGGCGGGGCAGACCCACAGCTATGACGACGTCTTCGCCCGCGCAGGCCGGATCGCCCATGCTCTCCGCGAGGATTACCACGTCCAGCCCGGCGACTATGTCGCGCTGCTGATGACGGCGGGGGTCGATTGGATGGCGAGCTTCATCGCCGTCATCGCAACCGGAGGAGCCGCCGTCCTCGTCAATACGCGCTGCGTGGCGGAGGAGATGGCGCATGCGATCGCGAAAGTCGGCGCGCGCATCCTGATCGCCGATCCCGAACGCACCGCCATCATCCGCGCCGAGGCGGACGCCGCCGGCTGGCGCATCGTCGAGCAGGCCGATCTCGCTGCGATGGCCGCCGGCCCCGATCATGCGCTCGCGTGGGGCTTGCGGGGGGAGGCCGATCCGGCGGTCGTCCTCTTCACCTCCGGCACCACCGGCTTCCCCAAGGCGGTGCGGATCGATCATGGCGCGATGGCGCATGTCGTCGCGCTCGCGGGCATGGCGGGCGAAATGCAGGACCGCCGCTTCACGATGGAGAGCGGCCGCGCGGTCGCCCCCGAACGCGGCTCGGCCTGCTCGGCGACCGTCATCGCATCGCCGATGTTCCATTTCTCGGGCGTTATGCCGTTCCTGCGCGGCGCCTATTTCGGCGCGCCTCTGTTCGTCCTGCCCAAATGGGACGTCGAGACCGCCTACGACCTGATGGAGCGCGAGCCGCTGACCCGCCTCGCCTTCGTACCGACGATGCTCACCGATCTGATGGCCTCCCCCCGCGCCGGCCCCGACAATCTGGGCGCGATCATGGTCCTGTCCAACGGCGCCGCCTCGCTCGATCTGCGCACGGTCGAACGGCTGCGCGTCGCCATGCCCGACGTGATGGTCGCCAACACCTACGGTCAGACCGAAAGCGCGGCGTGGATCTCCACCATCTGCGGCGCCGATTATCTCGCGCATCCGGACTCGGTCGGCTACGTCCTGCCCTCGGTCGAACTGCGCATCGTCCGCGACGCCGACGGGCAGGATGCGGCGCCGGGGGAACATGGCGAAATCTGCGTGCGCGGCCCGCACATGATGAACAGCTACGTCGGCGATCCGGCCGCGACGGCGGAGACGATCCGCGACGGCTGGCTGCGCACCGGCGACAATGGCTGGGTCGATGCGGACGGCCGCCTCTACCTCGCCGATCGGCGCAAGAACATGATCATCTCGGGCGGCGAGAACGTCTATTGCGCCGAGGTCGAGCGCGTCCTGGGCGATCACCCCGCCGTCGCCGAAGTCATCGCTTATGGCCGCCCCGACGACCGGCTGGGCGAGCGGGTCGAGGCCACCGTGGTCCTGCGCACCGCCGCCGATCCGGAAGACCTGCGAACCTACGCCCGCACCCGCCTTGCCGGCTATAAGGTGCCCAAGATGATCCACCTGCGCGACCTACCCCTCCCCCGCACCCCGACGATGAAGATCGATCGCGGGACATTCCGGCGCGACCTGGAGACGAACTCTTGA
- a CDS encoding helix-turn-helix transcriptional regulator: MAKAQSAAPEDLALSDDLVMALYRGPLEPVPWRGFLSTLVDLVGCQNAAITLQLSRKGLAPMVLWGKTPPVRGKEARDLGTAHAEIGHLDPLRNALQRSGDIVLLEEVASREALEESEFYRTIMRPYGIEQAVGMYVTEPGGLECNIGLVHSGSGMRFGEEHKRFMAALRPHFEQALALFSRIYRDESELEVLTDALDRLTIGTFMIDGRGRMVRANGAAQQMIDRGETFRVMDGRLTLGGRSDGARFRETVDKALAARIADPESDFVKAFRCVDDRADGLGILVRAIRRERRAPADLGPAVVIYATDAARGGSFEQLIATLFDLSPSEANLAALLTQGLTLAEAAKETGLTESTVRSYSKKIFAKVGVGRQAELVRLILRSVAMLG; encoded by the coding sequence ATGGCTAAGGCCCAGAGCGCCGCTCCCGAGGATCTCGCGCTCAGCGACGATCTGGTGATGGCGCTCTATCGCGGGCCGTTGGAGCCCGTGCCGTGGCGCGGTTTCCTGTCCACGCTCGTCGATCTGGTCGGGTGCCAGAATGCGGCGATCACGCTGCAGTTGAGCCGCAAGGGCCTCGCCCCGATGGTGCTGTGGGGCAAGACCCCGCCGGTGCGCGGCAAGGAGGCGCGCGACCTGGGCACCGCGCACGCCGAAATCGGCCATCTCGATCCGTTGCGCAACGCGCTCCAGCGATCGGGCGACATCGTCCTGCTCGAAGAGGTGGCGAGCCGCGAGGCGCTGGAGGAGAGCGAGTTCTACCGCACGATCATGCGCCCTTACGGCATCGAACAGGCGGTGGGCATGTATGTGACCGAGCCGGGCGGGCTCGAATGCAATATCGGGCTGGTCCATTCGGGATCGGGGATGCGCTTCGGCGAGGAGCATAAGCGCTTCATGGCGGCGCTGCGCCCGCATTTCGAACAGGCGCTGGCGCTGTTTTCGCGCATCTATCGCGACGAATCCGAACTGGAGGTGCTGACCGACGCGCTCGACCGGCTGACGATCGGCACCTTCATGATCGACGGGCGCGGGCGGATGGTGCGCGCGAACGGCGCCGCGCAGCAGATGATCGATCGCGGCGAAACCTTCCGCGTGATGGACGGGCGGCTGACGCTGGGCGGGCGCAGCGACGGCGCGCGCTTCCGCGAGACGGTCGACAAGGCGCTGGCGGCGCGGATCGCCGATCCCGAAAGCGATTTCGTGAAGGCGTTCCGCTGCGTCGACGATCGCGCCGACGGCCTCGGCATCCTCGTCCGCGCGATCCGGCGCGAGCGGCGCGCGCCGGCCGATCTGGGTCCGGCCGTCGTGATCTACGCGACCGATGCGGCGCGGGGCGGATCGTTCGAGCAGTTGATCGCGACCCTGTTCGATCTGTCGCCGTCGGAGGCGAACCTGGCCGCGCTGCTGACGCAGGGGCTGACGCTGGCGGAGGCCGCGAAGGAAACCGGGCTGACCGAAAGCACGGTGCGCAGCTATTCGAAGAAGATCTTCGCCAAGGTCGGCGTCGGGCGGCAGGCCGAACTGGTGCGCCTGATCCTGCGCAGCGTGGCGATGCTCGGCTAA